The following are encoded together in the Blautia obeum ATCC 29174 genome:
- the mraY gene encoding phospho-N-acetylmuramoyl-pentapeptide-transferase, protein MNIQVVFPVLISFAISVILGPVIIPFLRKLKMGQTERVEGVQSHLKKAGTPTMGGVIFLIAAVVTSLFYVKDYPAIIPVLFLTLGFGIIGFLDDYLKVVLKRSDGLLAWQKFGLQVVVTGIFVFYILNYTNIDLAMRIPFWPDHYLNLGWFAIPVLFFAVIGTVNGVNFTDGLDGLASSVTLIVAVFFTVVSIGTKSGIEPVTGAVVGGLMGFLLFNVYPAKVFMGDTGSLALGGFVAGAAYMMQMPLFILLIGLIYLVEVLSVMIQVTYFKATHGKRIFKMAPIHHHFELCGWSETRVVAVFSVITAVMCLIALLAL, encoded by the coding sequence ATGAATATTCAAGTTGTATTCCCGGTACTGATCTCATTTGCGATCAGTGTGATCCTGGGACCAGTCATCATCCCGTTTCTGAGAAAACTCAAGATGGGACAGACAGAACGAGTGGAAGGTGTGCAGTCGCATCTGAAAAAGGCAGGAACTCCGACAATGGGTGGAGTGATCTTTCTGATCGCTGCAGTGGTTACTTCTCTGTTCTATGTAAAAGACTATCCGGCAATTATTCCGGTACTGTTTCTGACACTTGGATTTGGAATCATCGGTTTTCTGGATGATTATCTGAAAGTTGTACTGAAACGTTCAGACGGACTGCTGGCATGGCAGAAATTTGGACTGCAGGTCGTTGTGACCGGTATTTTTGTTTTTTATATCCTGAACTATACAAATATTGATCTTGCAATGCGTATCCCATTCTGGCCGGATCATTATCTGAACCTTGGATGGTTTGCGATTCCGGTGCTGTTTTTTGCTGTGATCGGTACTGTAAACGGTGTGAACTTTACAGATGGCCTGGATGGACTGGCTTCCAGCGTGACTTTGATCGTAGCGGTATTTTTTACCGTAGTTTCCATTGGAACAAAGAGCGGGATCGAACCTGTGACAGGAGCCGTTGTCGGTGGACTGATGGGATTCCTTCTGTTTAATGTATATCCGGCAAAAGTGTTTATGGGAGATACCGGTTCTCTGGCACTGGGCGGATTTGTGGCAGGTGCTGCATATATGATGCAGATGCCGCTGTTTATTTTGCTGATCGGTCTGATTTATCTGGTAGAAGTACTTTCTGTCATGATTCAGGTAACTTATTTTAAAGCTACTCATGGCAAACGTATCTTTAAAATGGCGCCAATCCATCATCATTTTGAACTGTGTGGATGGTCAGAAACGAGAGTTGTAGCAGTATTTTCTGTAATTACTGCTGTTATGTGCCTGATCGCAC